A window of Fusarium falciforme chromosome 1, complete sequence genomic DNA:
TTTCAATGAATTTACCCATTTTCGTTGAATGAGGCTGGAGAATCCCATGGAAAGGGAAAGTTGTCGGTGTTAGCATGGAGTACCTAAAGAAGAGGAAATTTTGCCCTATAATGCAAAAAGATCAGGTACTCTTCGCTAGCTTATCTAACCACACTGCCCTGACAGCGGGAGCTTAACAAGTGGGGTGTAAGACACCAAGACAACAAAAGCCAATTTTTAATGCATATGCTCAGGTAGTTTGGAAGCGTCTCGGGGATTCTGCCTCATTATTATCCGGCCATTGAACCGCTTTAATAACGGTGTCTTGCACTTTCAATCACTTTCAACTCATCTCACTGGTTCGGAGTAACCGTCAGCCTGTGAGGCACGTGAGGCTGCCTAGCACCGCCCGCAGTGAATCACTGCGCCTACTTGGGCTTTCTTGTGGCTTAGTCATCACTTTGGAGGTTCATTTGGCCTCCTCTCACCTCTTTGAGGCAGCCATTCATCATaacctcaacaacaacctcTGGAACCTCTGAACCTCCGCACTTCAGCGCTCCCCAGACCCTAAGGCACAATACACAAGTCTCAAGCGGCGGAGCGACACTTCTCCAACATGGTACCGCCTGGCAGCGGCGATACGAAAGAGGAGGCCTTCCAAGAAGATCTGAACAACATCCTGTGCTGCCCCGACTGCAGAGAGATCCCGCCGAACCTGATCGAGGAGTTCTCCAGTGGTGACGTGGTGTGCGAGAGCTGCGGCGTCGTAGTCGGAACCCGGATCATCGACACGCGCTCGGAATGGCGTACCTTTGCCAACGACGACCAGGGCGGCGACGACCCTAGCCGTGTCGGTGGACCGCAGGACGAGTTCGTTGAAGGCCAGCAGCTCGCGACCACTGTGGCCTTCTCCGAGTCCAAGGCTCACAAGGCTTTGTCCCGCACCCAGAACAACACCAATCAGGACAAGGCTCAGAAGGGCCTCATGCAGGCATACAAGGAGATCGTTTCACTGTGCGAAGCTATCAACATGGGCCAGAACGTCTCCAACGCCGCCAAGCATATCTTCAAGCTCGTCGACAAGCACAAGTTCCTCAAGGGCAAGCCCCAGGAGGCCGTCATCGCCGGATGCATCTTCATCGCCTGCCGGCAGAACAACGTGCCTCGAACTTTCCGCGAAATCTTCAACCTGACCAGCGTGAGCAAGAAGGAAGTCGGACGTGTGTTCAAGCAGCTGCAGTCCTTCCTGCAGAAGCT
This region includes:
- a CDS encoding TFIIB-type domain-containing protein; protein product: MVPPGSGDTKEEAFQEDLNNILCCPDCREIPPNLIEEFSSGDVVCESCGVVVGTRIIDTRSEWRTFANDDQGGDDPSRVGGPQDEFVEGQQLATTVAFSESKAHKALSRTQNNTNQDKAQKGLMQAYKEIVSLCEAINMGQNVSNAAKHIFKLVDKHKFLKGKPQEAVIAGCIFIACRQNNVPRTFREIFNLTSVSKKEVGRVFKQLQSFLQKLQGQDGEATGLNTVTNYENTSVGAEDLCGRYVSQLGFKYQQKISKISRDLAEQANEISALAGRSPLSVAAACIYMACHLVGEPRPSLPIAKQAGVSDGTVKTAYKHLFAAREQLIKKEWLENGGSMDNIPQVQV